The following are encoded together in the Dyella terrae genome:
- a CDS encoding alpha/beta fold hydrolase, with amino-acid sequence MKDLSATVVMAHGAWAAESSWKKVVDLIHQKSIKAVTFELPLSSLADDVKALDGVLATINGPVVLVAHAYAGAVIAATQSSKVKALVYIAGLAPDEGETVADVFNRFGHDDKAPTLVPASDGRIWLPPEAFGTAFAQHATAQEQKALAAAQRPISPACITVPVGAPLWKHVPAWYLVAQHDHMIPERTQRFMAERMKAHMRAYPVDHLPSVTAPSQVADLIIDALRNTTT; translated from the coding sequence ATGAAAGATCTATCGGCGACGGTGGTTATGGCCCACGGTGCCTGGGCCGCAGAATCGAGCTGGAAGAAGGTGGTTGATCTCATCCACCAAAAGTCCATCAAGGCGGTTACTTTCGAACTACCCCTGTCTTCCTTGGCCGACGATGTAAAGGCGCTCGATGGCGTGCTGGCGACGATCAACGGCCCCGTGGTGCTGGTGGCACACGCATACGCCGGTGCGGTGATCGCAGCCACGCAGAGTTCTAAGGTGAAAGCCCTGGTCTATATCGCCGGCCTTGCGCCGGATGAAGGCGAAACCGTCGCCGACGTGTTCAATCGCTTTGGACACGACGACAAAGCACCGACGTTGGTGCCAGCAAGTGACGGACGCATCTGGTTGCCGCCGGAGGCATTCGGAACAGCTTTCGCGCAACACGCCACAGCGCAAGAACAAAAAGCACTCGCCGCTGCTCAGCGCCCCATTTCACCAGCGTGCATCACGGTTCCCGTTGGCGCCCCTCTGTGGAAGCACGTACCAGCCTGGTACCTCGTGGCCCAACACGATCACATGATTCCTGAAAGAACGCAGCGCTTCATGGCCGAACGGATGAAGGCGCATATGCGTGCCTACCCCGTCGACCACTTGCCGAGCGTGACGGCGCCATCACAGGTAGCCGACCTGATCATCGACGCCCTGCGCAACACCACCACCTGA
- a CDS encoding DUF998 domain-containing protein — protein MSRSTNDTYRLLHLRLSFGVVAALVLWGGFVLLPLLVPGYDSIRQTVSEIGEMDSPARIPFAAMLCMVAVCVLLFAWGLRDASVKLGRPSVAAYLAGFMAVSSVGVGIFAYPHPLHGVFGLSEFVGYQAPWVLALTWRRETTVRGLVPFSWTMGTLLWIAILANLSVLDLHSWLWLHERPFYGVVQRSLFFIWCLWLAVISVMLMKSRSVLDDSVGTPLPVTE, from the coding sequence ATGTCCCGATCGACGAATGACACATACCGCCTGCTTCACCTCCGGCTTTCGTTCGGCGTGGTGGCGGCGCTCGTGCTTTGGGGTGGCTTCGTGTTGCTCCCGTTGCTGGTTCCGGGATACGACTCGATCAGGCAAACCGTGAGCGAGATCGGAGAGATGGATTCGCCGGCAAGGATTCCATTCGCCGCCATGCTCTGCATGGTTGCGGTCTGCGTGCTGCTGTTTGCCTGGGGGCTTCGGGACGCTTCAGTCAAACTCGGCCGGCCATCGGTGGCGGCTTATCTGGCGGGGTTCATGGCGGTTTCGTCGGTGGGTGTGGGGATCTTCGCGTACCCGCATCCGCTGCATGGTGTTTTCGGGCTATCGGAGTTTGTTGGTTATCAGGCGCCTTGGGTTCTTGCGCTCACCTGGCGTCGCGAAACGACGGTCCGCGGACTTGTGCCGTTCTCGTGGACGATGGGCACGCTCTTGTGGATAGCCATTCTTGCCAATCTGAGCGTGCTGGATCTACACAGTTGGCTTTGGCTGCATGAACGGCCTTTCTATGGCGTCGTCCAGCGCTCGCTGTTTTTCATATGGTGCCTATGGCTTGCTGTCATCAGCGTGATGTTGATGAAAAGCCGCAGCGTCTTGGATGACTCGGTAGGCACGCCGTTGCCCGTGACGGAGTAG
- a CDS encoding CGNR zinc finger domain-containing protein → MTTTMPALFLADATGLDFLNSVATPVDTPVDWLADGEGLLSWLQQAQLVPDEVLRAIRERAIPGEMDRLAGQVRALREWFRTFVRDRKGRPLTPEDLVELEPLNELLRRDERYSEIVAQPSEVAPVFTLAAKRRWHSPEALLLPIAEAMARLICDEDFSYVKACEGPACTLLFADHTRGHARRWCSMAFCGNRAKQAAHRRRQKEAEA, encoded by the coding sequence ATGACCACGACCATGCCCGCCCTTTTCCTGGCCGATGCCACCGGACTGGACTTCCTCAACTCCGTGGCGACGCCCGTCGATACGCCTGTCGACTGGCTCGCCGATGGCGAGGGACTGTTGAGCTGGCTTCAGCAGGCGCAGCTCGTGCCTGACGAGGTGCTTCGCGCTATTCGGGAGCGGGCGATTCCAGGCGAGATGGATCGACTGGCCGGACAGGTGAGGGCGTTAAGGGAGTGGTTCCGTACCTTCGTTCGCGATCGGAAAGGGCGGCCACTCACACCGGAAGATCTGGTTGAACTCGAACCCTTGAATGAGCTGCTCCGCCGCGACGAGCGCTACAGCGAGATCGTTGCTCAGCCGTCGGAGGTTGCGCCGGTGTTTACGTTGGCTGCGAAGCGCCGCTGGCATTCACCTGAGGCGTTGCTGCTGCCGATCGCCGAGGCGATGGCCCGCTTGATCTGCGACGAAGACTTCTCGTACGTGAAAGCCTGCGAAGGGCCTGCCTGTACCTTGCTCTTTGCCGACCACACGCGAGGACACGCCCGTCGCTGGTGCAGCATGGCGTTCTGCGGCAATCGCGCAAAACAGGCCGCCCATAGGCGTCGTCAGAAGGAGGCGGAAGCTTAA
- a CDS encoding MarR family winged helix-turn-helix transcriptional regulator produces MIKSSPKASMEASVNELTTAMGQLLRRLRSETGSDELNLSQLGVLGRLDQQGPMTTADLARSESMKPQSMGTILAGLEQEGLVQRKPHPSDGRQILFAMTDKAVGIRRKRGNAKREWLLAALATLNPAEQRTLMDAIPLIKRLSES; encoded by the coding sequence ATGATCAAATCTTCACCCAAAGCCTCCATGGAGGCGTCCGTCAACGAGTTGACGACCGCCATGGGCCAATTGCTACGCCGTTTGCGCTCGGAGACAGGCTCGGACGAACTCAATCTTTCGCAGCTTGGTGTGCTGGGCCGTCTGGATCAGCAAGGCCCCATGACCACGGCGGATCTGGCGCGCTCCGAATCGATGAAGCCCCAATCCATGGGAACCATTCTTGCCGGCCTGGAGCAGGAAGGCTTGGTGCAACGCAAGCCTCATCCTTCGGACGGACGACAGATTCTTTTTGCGATGACGGATAAAGCCGTCGGCATTCGGCGCAAGCGCGGCAACGCCAAGCGCGAATGGTTGCTTGCAGCACTGGCAACGCTGAACCCCGCCGAGCAACGAACCCTTATGGACGCTATTCCACTTATCAAACGCCTGAGTGAGTCGTAA
- a CDS encoding alpha/beta fold hydrolase, which yields MSTIHYRSAAIQGLDVFYREAGTPGKPKLLLLHGFPSSSHMFRDLIPLLSNDFHIVAPDLPGFGKTDMPSRDTFKYTFDHLADIIDGLTEAIGFDRYIVYVFDYGAPTGFRLAVKHPERMQGIVTQNGNAYVEGLSEDGWNPIRTYWEKPTDANRNALRAFLTPESTRWQYVHGTTDESQVSPDGIALDNYYLAREGAHDVQLDLFFDYQSNVALYPTFQAYFRKHQPRLLAVWGKNDPFFLPPGAEAFKRDIPDADVRFLDTGHFALETHAGEIAEAIRAFFKP from the coding sequence ATGTCGACCATTCACTATCGCAGCGCTGCTATCCAAGGCCTTGACGTTTTCTACCGTGAAGCGGGCACACCCGGTAAACCGAAGTTGCTTCTGCTCCACGGCTTTCCAAGCTCTAGCCACATGTTTCGCGATTTGATCCCGCTGCTCAGCAACGACTTTCACATCGTTGCACCCGACCTGCCGGGCTTCGGAAAAACGGACATGCCATCGCGCGATACATTCAAGTACACCTTCGATCATCTGGCCGACATCATCGACGGCCTTACTGAAGCCATCGGTTTTGATCGCTACATCGTTTACGTGTTCGATTACGGTGCACCGACAGGTTTTCGCCTGGCGGTGAAGCATCCGGAACGAATGCAGGGCATCGTTACGCAAAACGGCAATGCCTACGTGGAAGGGCTGAGCGAAGACGGCTGGAACCCCATTCGTACGTATTGGGAGAAACCCACTGACGCCAATCGCAATGCGCTGCGCGCTTTTCTGACGCCGGAGTCGACGCGCTGGCAATACGTTCACGGCACCACTGACGAGTCACAGGTATCACCGGACGGCATCGCGTTGGACAACTACTACCTCGCTCGCGAAGGCGCGCATGACGTGCAGTTGGATCTTTTCTTCGACTACCAGAGCAATGTCGCCCTCTACCCCACGTTCCAGGCGTACTTCCGCAAACACCAGCCACGCTTGCTGGCTGTGTGGGGCAAGAACGACCCCTTCTTCCTGCCACCGGGCGCGGAAGCGTTCAAACGGGATATTCCCGACGCCGATGTGAGGTTCCTCGATACCGGTCACTTTGCGCTGGAGACGCATGCCGGCGAGATCGCGGAGGCCATCCGCGCTTTCTTCAAACCGTAA
- a CDS encoding FxLYD domain-containing protein, producing the protein MNFRSTALVLLVSLGLASSGAWAATPAKPSVRVGSYRVERDVTPGRNKVVGTLTNVGHKPVHSAKVSFRLFDAKGHAIGRATDEVHDLGPGQSQKFHASARGNVSRARLLRVETR; encoded by the coding sequence ATGAATTTTCGTTCGACCGCGCTGGTGCTGTTGGTGAGTTTGGGTCTGGCTTCGTCCGGAGCGTGGGCCGCCACGCCCGCGAAACCCAGCGTGCGGGTGGGCTCATATCGCGTCGAGCGGGACGTCACGCCCGGTCGCAACAAAGTGGTGGGCACGCTGACCAACGTGGGCCATAAGCCGGTGCACTCCGCCAAGGTCAGCTTCCGGCTGTTCGACGCCAAAGGGCACGCGATTGGTCGCGCCACCGACGAAGTGCACGACCTGGGGCCGGGCCAGAGCCAGAAATTCCACGCTAGCGCCCGCGGCAATGTCAGCCGTGCACGGCTGCTGCGCGTAGAGACGCGCTAA
- a CDS encoding trimeric intracellular cation channel family protein — translation MLRKQVVLWADLAGTVVFAIEGASAAIHAGLDLLGVLVLSFMVALGGGVIRDLLIGAAPPSAIRDWRYPVLAFAAGLFTFLLHTQVEAVPAMVLTTLDAAGLALFAVAGAEKALDFEINPFIATLMGTITGCGGGVMRDMLLTRIPMVLVANIYASAALLGAAVLVIGRRLGCPPAVAAVLGGVVCFVLRVAAVRFNWQLPRVI, via the coding sequence ATGCTTCGCAAGCAGGTCGTGCTCTGGGCTGATCTGGCCGGTACGGTGGTATTTGCGATCGAGGGTGCCAGTGCCGCCATCCATGCCGGATTGGATTTGCTCGGCGTGTTGGTGCTGTCATTCATGGTCGCGCTGGGTGGTGGCGTGATTCGCGATCTGTTGATTGGTGCAGCACCGCCCAGCGCCATACGCGACTGGCGCTATCCCGTGCTGGCGTTCGCGGCGGGGCTGTTCACGTTTTTGCTTCATACGCAGGTGGAGGCGGTGCCTGCCATGGTGCTGACCACGCTCGATGCGGCTGGCCTCGCGTTGTTCGCGGTGGCCGGTGCGGAGAAGGCGCTCGATTTTGAGATCAACCCGTTCATCGCGACGCTGATGGGTACGATAACGGGGTGTGGCGGAGGCGTTATGCGCGACATGTTGCTTACACGGATACCGATGGTGCTGGTCGCGAACATCTACGCTAGCGCGGCCTTGCTGGGTGCGGCGGTGCTCGTTATCGGTCGTCGCTTAGGGTGTCCTCCGGCCGTAGCGGCGGTGCTTGGTGGTGTCGTGTGCTTCGTGTTGCGAGTCGCGGCGGTTCGGTTCAACTGGCAGTTGCCGCGGGTTATCTGA
- a CDS encoding DUF4259 domain-containing protein, which produces MGSWSAKVFEDDSALDFLEEQLIPQADPRVVMRKAFETALAADYLEYDAGQAVLASAAVIVAAKGGQPLDDDETEARIAWRERLAKLDFSSLVELGSKACLRVCGESSELRELWEDDEGLFTAWIRNVESLAEGLKHSRSGQ; this is translated from the coding sequence ATGGGTTCATGGAGTGCGAAAGTCTTCGAGGACGACTCCGCTTTGGATTTCCTTGAAGAGCAGCTAATTCCACAGGCCGACCCACGGGTTGTCATGCGAAAGGCGTTCGAGACCGCACTTGCTGCGGACTATTTGGAGTATGACGCCGGCCAAGCGGTTCTTGCTTCTGCGGCGGTCATCGTCGCTGCGAAAGGCGGTCAGCCATTGGACGATGACGAAACCGAGGCCCGGATAGCTTGGCGCGAGAGATTAGCCAAACTCGACTTTTCCTCGCTAGTCGAACTTGGTTCAAAGGCCTGTCTGCGGGTATGTGGCGAGTCCAGTGAACTCAGGGAGCTTTGGGAAGACGATGAGGGTTTGTTTACTGCCTGGATTCGCAATGTTGAATCGCTTGCGGAAGGCTTGAAGCACAGCCGCTCCGGTCAGTGA
- a CDS encoding VOC family protein, with protein MHHSRLCALLIDCNVPDIDDAARFWAQALGRPVDMGHPGTRGNYRMLETPEDEPIVQLQRVDHESRVHLDIETDDIPAEVARLEKLGAQVVSRLERWVVMQAPSGHRFCVVRIQRPGFPKNANRWE; from the coding sequence ATGCATCACTCCCGCCTTTGCGCGCTGCTTATCGATTGCAACGTGCCCGATATCGACGATGCTGCCCGCTTCTGGGCACAGGCCCTGGGGCGGCCAGTCGACATGGGCCACCCCGGCACGCGCGGCAACTACCGCATGCTGGAAACGCCGGAAGATGAGCCCATCGTCCAGCTTCAGCGCGTGGATCACGAGAGCCGGGTTCACCTGGACATCGAAACCGACGATATTCCTGCCGAAGTCGCCCGGCTGGAAAAACTGGGAGCGCAAGTCGTGAGCCGGTTGGAACGCTGGGTGGTCATGCAAGCGCCCTCGGGGCACCGATTCTGCGTGGTGCGGATACAGCGCCCGGGATTCCCGAAGAACGCCAATCGCTGGGAGTGA
- a CDS encoding M17 family peptidase N-terminal domain-containing protein, with translation MPEHQALGRWKGVSIDVAVMDGVMADVDLSFACMFTRELDGNPRGGLLHLNQALSGMLMRLRDEGVFLGEPMETLLISQPPAGMAARAVMVIGMGDPSAWTPAVTGRAVATAISAAVQRGVGSAAFAPSLLDSGLTPQATSGVAPVMMKAATRTIDAQVSIAAYGLAPAPSLRRWAFDVGAAGFAAATEQFRAALAQLETG, from the coding sequence ATGCCCGAGCACCAGGCGCTAGGACGTTGGAAGGGGGTATCCATCGACGTTGCCGTCATGGATGGCGTGATGGCGGATGTGGATCTCTCGTTTGCCTGCATGTTCACGCGCGAGCTGGATGGCAACCCACGTGGCGGGCTGCTTCATTTGAACCAAGCGCTATCGGGCATGCTGATGCGGCTGCGCGATGAAGGCGTATTTCTCGGCGAGCCCATGGAAACCCTGCTTATCAGCCAGCCGCCTGCGGGCATGGCTGCACGGGCCGTCATGGTGATTGGCATGGGCGATCCATCCGCGTGGACGCCAGCGGTGACGGGCAGGGCAGTAGCGACTGCCATAAGCGCTGCTGTGCAACGTGGCGTGGGCAGCGCGGCGTTTGCGCCGAGCCTGCTCGATTCGGGGCTGACGCCTCAAGCGACGTCGGGTGTTGCGCCAGTGATGATGAAGGCCGCTACCCGTACCATCGATGCGCAAGTGAGCATCGCGGCCTATGGTTTGGCGCCCGCACCCTCGTTGCGTCGCTGGGCGTTCGATGTGGGCGCTGCGGGTTTTGCCGCGGCGACGGAGCAATTTCGGGCCGCATTGGCGCAACTCGAGACGGGTTGA